A window of the Myxococcus fulvus genome harbors these coding sequences:
- a CDS encoding pyridoxal phosphate-dependent decarboxylase family protein: MAVMTRRLGMYVDESQRGTGRVTARRTPAELSDVLSLQRWIREGGMDARSLDDFLGRYLEEGTRLHHPGYLAHQCACPDLPAALGDLVHGVTNNAMSLYEMGAAAATVELAVVDWMVSKVGWPEQSAGGVLVNGGSLANVTSLLAARAWAFPSAWSEGTPSQAVLLAPVSCHVSVKRGAAIIGLGCDAVVPLPCDALGRIIVESVADVVEAQRRRGRKVMAVVANACASATGLYDDLQGVGRVCRELGLWFHVDAAHGGSALLVPALRGRLAGIELADSVVWDAHKMLRTSTLAAAVLVRRKVDLERAFRQEADYLFFEDERGGPDLMMRTVEGAKAQLGLKLFLNLAWRGEAGLGEYVAGRYATAHRLWELLRARPDFETPYEPQSNVVCFRPRDAPHERQQIAMRDWLIADGRFHLASSVVEGTRWLRATVMSPSTEERTLHALLDAVREAARQVRDMG; the protein is encoded by the coding sequence ATGGCGGTCATGACGCGGCGCCTGGGGATGTACGTGGACGAGAGCCAGCGGGGGACAGGGCGCGTCACCGCGCGCCGGACCCCGGCGGAGCTGTCGGACGTGCTGTCCTTGCAACGGTGGATTCGAGAGGGCGGCATGGATGCGCGGTCGCTCGATGACTTCCTCGGACGCTACCTGGAGGAGGGGACCCGGCTGCACCACCCCGGATACCTCGCGCACCAGTGTGCTTGTCCCGACCTCCCCGCGGCGCTGGGGGACCTGGTCCATGGCGTCACGAACAACGCCATGTCGCTGTATGAGATGGGGGCCGCGGCGGCCACGGTCGAGCTCGCGGTGGTCGACTGGATGGTGAGCAAGGTCGGGTGGCCCGAGCAGTCGGCGGGAGGTGTGCTGGTCAACGGTGGGTCGCTGGCCAACGTCACCTCCCTGCTCGCGGCGCGGGCATGGGCCTTTCCCTCCGCCTGGAGCGAAGGGACGCCGAGCCAGGCCGTTCTGCTGGCACCCGTGTCCTGTCACGTCTCCGTCAAGCGCGGTGCCGCCATCATCGGGCTGGGCTGTGACGCGGTGGTGCCTCTCCCCTGTGACGCGCTCGGCAGGATCATCGTCGAGTCCGTCGCCGACGTCGTCGAGGCGCAGCGCCGACGAGGGCGGAAGGTGATGGCGGTCGTCGCCAACGCCTGCGCTTCCGCTACCGGGCTCTACGATGACCTCCAGGGCGTCGGACGGGTGTGTCGTGAGCTGGGGCTGTGGTTTCACGTCGACGCGGCGCACGGGGGCTCGGCGCTGCTGGTTCCGGCGTTGCGAGGTCGGCTCGCGGGAATCGAGCTCGCGGACTCCGTGGTCTGGGACGCACACAAGATGTTGAGGACGTCCACGCTGGCCGCGGCCGTGCTGGTGCGTCGCAAGGTCGACCTGGAGCGGGCCTTCCGTCAGGAGGCCGACTACCTGTTCTTTGAAGATGAGCGCGGTGGCCCCGACTTGATGATGAGGACCGTCGAGGGGGCGAAAGCCCAGCTCGGATTGAAGCTCTTCCTCAATCTGGCCTGGCGTGGAGAGGCAGGGCTCGGGGAGTACGTGGCGGGGCGGTATGCCACCGCCCATCGGCTGTGGGAGTTGCTGCGCGCTCGGCCGGACTTCGAGACGCCGTATGAGCCGCAGAGCAACGTGGTCTGCTTCCGCCCTCGTGACGCTCCACATGAGCGGCAGCAGATCGCCATGCGGGACTGGCTCATCGCGGACGGCCGCTTCCACCTGGCCTCCTCCGTGGTGGAGGGCACGCGCTGGCTGCGGGCGACCGTCATGTCTCCTTCCACCGAGGAGCGGACCCTCCACGCGCTCCTGGACGCGGTGCGCGAGGCCGCCCGTCAGGTCCGTGATATGGGCTGA